One genomic region from Vanessa tameamea isolate UH-Manoa-2023 chromosome 14, ilVanTame1 primary haplotype, whole genome shotgun sequence encodes:
- the LOC113398769 gene encoding cuticle protein 21-like: MAAKFIAVLSLAVAASAIPLVPVAKYAYAEAEAPAHYEFQYSVHDEHTGDIKQQQEARAGDDVHGSYSLVQPDGVHRIVEYTSDKEHGFNAIVRYEGHPIPQPAPAKIAYAAPAKIAYATPAKITYAAPAKIAYSAPISYAAPVAKVAYAPVAKFVAVLALAVAASALPVVPVGKIAYAEAPAQYDFQYSVHDGQSGDVKQQQENRAGDAVHGSYSLVQPDGVHRIVEYTADKEHGFIANVRYEGHPIQAPAPAKIAYAAPVAKVAYAAPVAYAAPVAKVAYSAPLTHVSYSSPSISYQH, translated from the exons ATGGCAGCTAAG TTCATCGCCGTCCTCTCCCTGGCCGTAGCCGCCTCCGCCATACCATTGGTTCCTGTCGCGAAATACGCGTACGCCGAAGCTGAAGCACCCGCTCATTACGAGTTCCAATACTCCGTCCACGATGAGCACACCGGTGACATCAAGCAGCAACAAGAAGCCCGCGCCGGCGACGACGTCCACGGCTCCTACTCCCTAGTGCAGCCCGATGGCGTGCACCGTATTGTTGAGTACACTTCAGACAAGGAACATGGATTCAACGCAATCGTACGTTACGAGGGACACCCCATCCCACAGCCTGCTCCTGCTAAGATCGCGTACGCAGCTCCAGCTAAAATCGCATACGCCACCCCTGCCAAGATCACATACGCTGCTCCAGCCAAAATCGCGTACTCCGCACCCATCTCCTACGCCGCTCCCGTAGCCAAGGTTGCGTACGCCCCCGTTGCCAAG tTCGTTGCCGTCCTTGCTTTGGCCGTCGCCGCCTCAGCCCTGCCCGTAGTTCCCGTTGGCAAAATCGCTTACGCGGAAGCGCCCGCTCAGTACGACTTCCAGTACTCCGTCCACGATGGTCAAAGCGGAGACGTGAAACAGCAGCAGGAGAACCGCGCCGGAGACGCCGTGCACGGCTCCTACTCTCTGGTGCAGCCCGACGGCGTGCACCGCATCGTAGAGTACACCGCTGACAAGGAGCACGGATTCATCGCCAATGTCCGCTACGAGGGTCACCCCATCCAAGCGCCAGCACCCGCCAAGATCGCGTACGCCGCTCCCGTCGCCAAGGTGGCATACGCCGCCCCCGTCGCCTACGCCGCTCCCGTCGCCAAGGTGGCCTACTCCGCCCCTCTCACCCACGTGTCTTACTCCTCCCCCTCCATCTCCTACCAGCACTAG
- the LOC135193631 gene encoding cuticle protein 18.6-like, whose product MSAKFVAVLALAVAASALPVVPVGKIAYAEAPAQYDFQYSVHDGQSGDVKQQQENRAGDAVHGSYSLVQPDGVHRIVEYTADKEHGFIANVRYEGHPIQAPAPAKIAYAAPVAKVAYSAPVAYAAPVAKVAYSAPLTHFVAVLALAVAASALPVVPVGKIAYAEAPAQYDFQYSVHDGQSGDVKQQQENRAGDAVHGSYSLVQPDGVHRIVEYTADKEHGFIANVRYEGHPIQAPAPAKIAYAAPVAKVAYSAPVAYAAPVAKVAYSAPLTHVSYSSPSISYQH is encoded by the exons ATGTCTGCTaag tTCGTTGCCGTCCTTGCTTTGGCCGTCGCCGCCTCAGCCCTGCCCGTAGTCCCCGTTGGCAAAATCGCTTACGCGGAAGCGCCCGCTCAGTACGACTTCCAGTACTCCGTCCACGATGGTCAAAGCGGAGACGTGAAACAGCAGCAGGAGAACCGCGCCGGAGACGCCGTGCACGGCTCCTACTCTCTGGTGCAGCCCGACGGCGTGCACCGCATCGTAGAGTACACCGCTGACAAGGAGCACGGATTCATCGCCAATGTCCGCTACGAGGGACACCCCATCCAAGCGCCAGCACCCGCCAAGATCGCGTACGCCGCTCCCGTCGCCAAGGTGGCTTACTCCGCCCCCGTCGCCTACGCCGCTCCCGTCGCCAAGGTGGCCTACTCCGCCCCTCTCACCCAC ttCGTTGCCGTCCTTGCTTTGGCCGTCGCCGCCTCAGCCCTGCCCGTAGTCCCCGTTGGCAAAATCGCTTACGCGGAAGCGCCCGCTCAGTACGACTTCCAGTACTCCGTCCACGATGGACAAAGCGGAGACGTGAAACAGCAGCAGGAGAACCGCGCCGGAGACGCCGTGCACGGCTCCTACTCTCTGGTGCAGCCCGACGGCGTGCACCGCATCGTAGAGTACACCGCTGACAAGGAGCACGGATTCATCGCCAATGTCCGCTACGAGGGACACCCCATCCAAGCGCCAGCACCCGCCAAGATCGCGTACGCCGCTCCCGTCGCCAAGGTGGCTTACTCCGCCCCCGTCGCCTACGCCGCTCCCGTCGCCAAGGTGGCCTACTCCGCCCCTCTCACCCACGTGTCTTACTCTTCTCCCTCCATCTCCTACCAGCACTAG